A region from the Fusarium musae strain F31 chromosome 1, whole genome shotgun sequence genome encodes:
- a CDS encoding hypothetical protein (EggNog:ENOG41), whose product MGDNISQPPDEPVLGPTLASSSIEDIPTLDLLVKLELDRGSDGTKPCDDKETEITEAHPEKDVLSNSIADDSHLPHSDETAQNHEQELFDDIATEYGDTSGSEPDFSSSSEFDFGSDYENEETTDE is encoded by the exons ATGGGTGACAATATCTCTCAGCCACCAGATGAGCCTGTCCTCGGTCCAACCCtagcatcatcaagcatCGAAGATATTCcgactcttgatcttcttgtcaaGCTAGAGCTGGATCGGGGTAGCGATGGAACTAAACCATGCGATGACAAAGAGACAGAG ATCACTGAAGCTCATCCAGAGAAGGACGTTCTCTCGAACTCTATTGCAGATGATTCCCATCTACCACACAGCGATGAAACAGCTCAGAACCATGAGCAAGAACTTTTTGATGACATCGCCACTGAGTATGGGGATACTTCGGGTTCCGAGCCGGATTTTTCATCGAGTTCAGAATTTGACTTCGGGTCGGATTATGAGAATGAAGAAACAACAGACGAGTAA
- a CDS encoding hypothetical protein (BUSCO:EOG09262A6N) codes for MADFGEYPPNMAPQDALIVREQAEPDHAVVPYSAEDLSRPKVGPLNPFKDENNILKRKSVPTGHAEETFLSEHTFRSKHRAIERRGGPEREYQTNAEQKAEAARIRAGRESKGSATIAEGPGSYVGPWARYKKAEYEVVADDEVLASDEEYEIVEEEEEVVESGTIVKAPTKALERRKEAEEMGDETTTFHGSAEYDYQGRTYMHVPQDLDIDLRKEVGSITNFIPKNQIHSWKNHSKAITALRFFPSSGHLLLSASADTTVKIFDVYHDKELLRTYSGHSKAISDICFNTSGTQFLSSSYDRMIKLWDTEKGVCVSKFTTGKTPHVIKFNPDPEHANEFLAGMSDKKIVQFDIRTPNEVVQEYDHHLAAINTITFVDENRRFMTTSDDKSLRAWDYNIPVPIKYIAEPDMYPMTRAAPHPSGKYVAYQSSDNQILVYGANDKFRQNRKKSYRGHNNAGLGIDLDCSPDGQFLASGDSGGYVCFWDWKTCKMYHKFKAGNQAITTVKWHPQETSKVVTAGLDGEIKYWD; via the coding sequence ATGGCGGATTTTGGCGAATATCCGCCAAATATGGCGCCGCAAGATGCGCTCATAGTTCGAGAACAAGCTGAACCTGACCATGCTGTTGTGCCTTATTCGGCTGAAGATCTATCGCGTCCCAAGGTTGGACCATTAAACCCGTTCAAGGACGAGAACAACATTTTGAAGCGCAAGAGCGTCCCAACTGGACACGCAGAGGAGACTTTTCTAAGCGAACACACATTCCGGAGCAAGCATCGTGCTATCGAGCGACGAGGTGGTCCTGAACGAGAGTACCAAACGAATGCAGAGCAAAAAGCAGAGGCTGCCAGGATACGAGCTGGGCGAGAGAGCAAGGGCAGCGCAACGATTGCGGAGGGACCTGGGTCTTATGTTGGACCTTGGGCACGATACAAAAAGGCAGAATACGAGGTTGTTGCGGATGACGAAGTATTGGCGAGCGATGAGGAATATGAGATTgtcgaagaggaggaagaggtagTCGAGAGTGGAACAATTGTCAAGGCACCAACCAAGGCTTTGGAACGACGgaaggaggccgaggagATGGGCGACGAGACGACGACGTTCCACGGATCCGCCGAGTACGATTACCAGGGAAGGACTTATATGCACGTTCCTCAAGACTTGGACATCGACCTTCGGAAAGAAGTGGGAAGCATCACCAACTTTATTCCCAAGAATCAGATTCACTCTTGGAAGAACCATTCCAAGGCGATTACTGCGCTGCGtttcttcccttcttctgGGCATTTACTCCTATCAGCTAGCGCCGACACTACCGTTAAGATCTTCGATGTGTACCACGACAAAGAGCTCCTACGAACATACTCTGGACACTCGAAGGCCATTTCAGATATTTGCTTCAACACATCGGGCACTcagtttctctcttcttcttacgATCGCATGATCAAGCTCTGGGATACTGAGAAGGGTGTTTGCGTGAGCAAGTTCACGACTGGCAAGACTCCCCATGTCATCAAATTCAACCCTGATCCTGAACATGCGAATGAGTTTTTGGCTGGTATGTCGGATAAGAAGATTGTCCAATTCGATATTCGAACACCGAACGAGGTTGTCCAGGAGTATGATCATCACTTAGctgccatcaacaccatcacatTCGTTGATGAGAACCGACGCTTTATGACAACTTCTGACGACAAGTCTCTCCGAGCATGGGACTACAACATTCCTGTCCCCATCAAATACATTGCTGAACCAGATATGTACCCTATGACCCGCGCAGCTCCCCACCCCAGCGGCAAATACGTCGCATATCAGAGTTCCGATAACCAGATTCTCGTCTACGGTGCAAACGACAAGTTCCGGCAGAACCGAAAGAAGAGCTACCGGGGTCACAACAACGCTGGTCTTGGCATCGATCTCGACTGCAGTCCTGATGGACAATTCCTTGCCTCAGGTGACTCTGGTGGTTATGTATGCTTCTGGGACTGGAAGACGTGTAAGATGTATCACAAGTTCAAGGCTGGAAACCAGGCTATCACTACTGTCAAGTGGCATCCCCAAGAGACCAGCAAGGTGGTTACGGCGGGTCTGGACGGTGAGATTAAGTATTGGGATTAG
- the ERV14 gene encoding COPII-coated vesicle protein (EggNog:ENOG41) yields the protein MSGEAWLFLLSVLINAVNLFLQVFFTIMYSDLECDYINPIDLCNRLNTYIIPEAAVHGFLTFLFLINGYWIPLILNLPLLGWNVKKIVDNTHLLDATEIFRKLNVHKKESFFKLGFHLLMFFFYLYSMIVALIRDESS from the exons ATGtctggagaagcttggctGTTTTTGTTGTCGGTGCTTATCAACGCCGTCAACCTCTTTTTACAGGTTTTCTTCACTATTATGTACAGTGATTTGGAATG TGATTACATTAACCCCATTGACCTCTGCAACCGACTCAATACCTATATCATCCCCGAGGCTGCTGTGCACGGTTTCTTGaccttcctcttcctcatcaacggcTACTGGATCCCTCTCATTCTCAACTTGCCTCTCCTTGGCTGGAACGTCAAGAA GATTGTCGACAACACTCATCTCCTCGATGCGACTGAGATCTTCCGCAAGCTCAATGTTCACAAGAAG GAATCTTTCTTCAAGCTTGGCTTTCACCTGctcatgttcttcttctacCTCTACAGCATGATTGTTGCTCTTATCCGAGACGAGTCCTCCTAA
- a CDS encoding hypothetical protein (EggNog:ENOG41~MEROPS:MER0001342) — MTADSPAKKECMGADCQNEAGSLQCPTCLKLGVKDSYFCSQECFKRNWGIHKTMHKSQSNILHHLKAPKAISPDPATGYYNPFPNFPYSGTLRPVYPLSPHRTLPQSIPHPVWWQDGNPRYSRSLTNRNKIEILDKKGQDAMRKSCKLAREVLDIAAAAAKPGVTTDYIDEIVHKACIERNSYPSPLNYNNFPKSCCTSVNEVICHGIPDQRVLLDGDILNIDVSLYHEGYHADLNETYYIGDKAKADPDTVRVVETARQCLDESIKAVKPGTLIREFGNIIEKHAKKHNCSVIRTYCGHGVGKLFHCPPNVPHYAKNKTVGECKPGMTFTIEPMIALGKYRDITWPDNWTSTTIDGKLTAQFEHTLLVTEDGVEILTARQPDSPGGALPMPGTENGETQA, encoded by the exons ATGACTGCTGATTCCCCCGCCAAGAAGGAGTGTATGGGCGCCGACTGCCAGAACGAAGCTGGATCCCTCCAATGCCCAACTTGTCTGAAGCTGGGAGTCAAGGACAGCTACTTCTGCTCTCAGGAGTGCTTCAAGAGAAACTGG GGCATCCACAAGACAATGCACAAGTCGCAAAGTAATATCCTCCACCACCTGAAAGCTCCGAAAGCAATCTCACCAGATCCAGCTACCGGCTATTATAACCCTTTCCCCAACTTTCCGTACTCTGGAACCTTGCGACCCGTCTATCCTCTGTCGCCGCACCGAACTCTTCCTCAGTCGATTCCTCACCCCGTGTGGTGGCAAGACGGCAACCCCAGATACAGCCGATCCCTCACCAACCGTAACAAGATTGAAATTCTCGACAAGAAGGGCCAGGATGCTATGCGAAAGAGTTGCAAGCTTGCGCGAGAGGTCCTCGACATCGCGGCCGCTGCCGCTAAGCCTGGCGTGACGACCGACTACATCGATGAGATCGTTCACAAGGCTTGTATCGAGCGAAAC TCCTACCCCTCTCCTCTGAACTACAACAACTTCCCCAAGTCTTGCTGCACGTCCGTTAACGAAGTCATCTGCCACGGTATTCCTGACCAGCGCGTTCTGCTTGACGGTGATATTCTCAACATCGATGTTTCCCTGTACCATGAAGGATACCACGCCGATTTGAACGAGACTTATTACATTGgagacaaggccaaggccgacCCCGATACTGTTCGTGTGGTTGAGACGGCACGACAATGCTTGGATGAGTCTATCAAGGCCGTTAAGCCCGGCACTCTGATCCGAGAATTTGGTAACATTATTGAGAAGCATGCCAAGAAGCACAACTGCAGCGTTATCCGAACTTACTGTGGCCACGGAGTCGGCAAGCTTTTCCATTGTCCTCCCAACGTCCCTCACtacgccaagaacaagactgtTGGAGAGTGCAAGCCCGGAATGACCTTCACCATTGAGCCCATGATTGCTCTGGGCAAGTACAGAGATATTACTTGGCCTGACAACTGGACCAGCACCACTATCGATGGAAAGTTGACAGCTCAGTTTG AGCACACTCTTCTTGTTACAGAAGATGGTGTCGAGATTTTGACCGCGAGACAGCCAGATTCTCCTGGCGGCGCCCTACCGATGCCTGGCACCGAGAACGGAGAAACCCAGGCATAG
- the NIC3 gene encoding Kynurenine 3-monooxygenase (EggNog:ENOG41), whose translation MVKPQKIVVVGAGPVGSLAALYAAQRGHEVEVYELRPDLRDPSTIPLNFTKSINLAISERGINAMRHAGQPGLLDHVMSTTIPMRGRMIHGRGPTGALFEQSQDYDVKGRAIHAIDRAGLNKRLLDILDSMPNVKLFFNHKLTGADYRECKAWFEVADAKSSPESRPKEIGISFDLMIGADGAHSAVRYHLMKFTRMNYQQEYIDTLWCEFQLKPVKTDETADPMAKFRISPNHLHIWPGKDFMFIAIPSDDGSFTCTLFMPSKDFSDLENNPASVPAFFNSHFPGVTDLIPGDELIESFNTNPHLPLISLKCKPYHYGSSCVIVGDAAHAMVPFYGQGMNAGMEDVRILFSILDKHAHIDESNDPASESSKSEPAFQRSLALAEYSAVRPADSHAINDLALQNYVEMRSSVLSKRYRLRKYLEEMMSVYFPRLGWQTKYSRVSFSNEGYRDVINKSDAQGRILVRSFLTLVASPLLISAAVFAYRYRRSFSAMMNAVRQLPS comes from the exons ATGGTGAAACCCCAGAAGATCGTTGTTGTAGGTGCTGGCCCTGTTGGTTCTCTGGCAGCTTTGTATGCTGCCCAGAGAGGccatgaagttgaagtttaTGAGTTGCGACCGG ACCTCCGGGATCCCAGCACTATCCCACTCAACTTTACAAAATCTATCAATCTTGCAATATCAGAGCGTGGAATCAATGCTATGCGCCATGCTGGTCAACCGGGCCTCCTTGACCATGTCATGTCGACAACAATTCCAATGAGAGGCCGCATGATTCATGGTCGAGGCCCAACTGGAGCACTCTTTGAGCAGTCGCAAGACTACGATGTCAAGGGACGA GCAATTCACGCCATTGATCGCGCAGGCTTGAACAAGCGGCTGCTCGATATCCTGGATAGTATGCCTAATGTCAAGTTATTCTTCAACCATAAGCTCACAGGCGCCGACTATCGCGAATGCAAAGCTTGGTTCGAAGTGGCCGATGCAAAGTCATCCCCAGAGTCTCGCCCCAAGGAAATCGGCATTTCCTTCGACCTTATGATTGGAGCTGACGGTGCCCATTCTGCTGTTCGCTACCATCTTATGAAGTTCACCCGCATGAACTATCAGCAGGAGTACATTGATACTCTATGGTGCGAGTTCCAGCTCAAGCCTGTCAAGACTGATGAAACAGCCGATCCAATGGCCAAGTTCCGAATATCGCCTAATCACTTGCATATTTGGCCCGGCAAGGATTTCATGTTCATTGCTATTCCCAGCGAT GACGGCTCATTCACATGCACACTCTTTATGCCCAGCAAGGATTTCTCAGATCTCGAGAATAACCCTGCCAGCGTTCCGgcattcttcaacagccaTTTCCCAGGCGTTACGGACTTGATACCAGGCGATGAGTTGATTGAATCTTTCAACACAAATCCTCACCTCCCACTTATCAGCCTCAAGTGCAAGCCGTACCATTACGGCTCTTCTTGTGTTATTGTTGGCGATGCCGCACACGCCATGGTGCCATTCTATGGCCAAGGCATGAACGCGGGCATGGAGGATGTCCGGATTCTCTTTTCAATACTTGATAAACACGCTCATATCGACGAGTCCAATGATCCTGCCAGCGAGTCATCTAAATCCGAGCCAGCTTTCCAGCGATCACTGGCTTTGGCGGAGTACTCCGCGGTTCGACCAGCCGACTCCCATGCAATCAATGATCTCGCCCTGCAAAATTATGTCGAGATGCGATCTTCAGTCTTGTCAAAGCGTTACAGGTTGAGAAAGTATCTCGAAGAGATGATGAGCGTGTACTTCCCTCGCCTTGGCTGGCAGACGAAATACTCTCGAGTCAGCTTCAGCAACGAGGGCTATCGGGACGTCATCAACAAGAGTGATGCCCAAGGCAGGATATTGGTGCGAAGTTTCTTGACTCTGGTCGCCAGCCCTTTGTTGATTTCAGCCGCCGTGTTTGCATACAGGTACCGACGGTCATTTTCTGCTATGATGAATGCTGTTCGACAGCTTCCCTCGTAA
- a CDS encoding hypothetical protein (EggNog:ENOG41~BUSCO:EOG092650I8), with protein sequence MPSVTNIANMCSHLQNASKARLGITSVKNCKYNLQLALALHRSGFFSAIYRSGPHPPTLEQMVSEPPVQVTNANVATMRLWLGLKYWDGKPVLGKANAISTPKRLMTANIAELARLARGFPTKVDGGVVPGLNLGECMFVSTSKGMLEVREALARKQGGLLVCRVS encoded by the coding sequence ATGCCCTCAGTCACCAACATCGCGAACATGTGTTCGCATCTCCAAAACGCCTCGAAAGCCCGCCTGGGTATAACATCCGTCAAGAATTGCAAATACAACCTTCAACTCGCCCTCGCTCTTCACCGATcaggcttcttctcggcaaTCTATCGCTCTGGTCCTCATCCCCCAACGCTCGAGCAGATGGTTTCTGAGCCTCCAGTGCAAGTGACAAACGCCAACGTAGCCACGATGCGCCTGTGGCTCGGTCTTAAGTACTGGGACGGTAAACCCGTCCTCGGAAAGGCCAACGCTATTAGCACGCCGAAGCGTCTTATGACGGCCAATATTGCGGAGCTGGCTAGATTGGCGAGAGGGTTTCCTACGAAGGTggatggtggtgttgtgCCGGGGTTAAATCTTGGCGAGTGCATGTTTGTGTCGACGTCGAAGGGTATGCTGGAAGTGAGGGAGGCACTCGCGAGAAAACAGGGTGGTCTGCTAGTATGCCGGGTTTCATAA
- the LYS12 gene encoding homoisocitrate dehydrogenase translates to MSFRTLRIGLIPGDGIGKEVIPAGRRILEALPASLGLKFDFVDLKAGFETFEQTGAALPDKTVEVLRNECDGALFGAVSSPTQAVKGYSSPIVALRKKLDLYANVRPVKTVMTAAKPIDMVIVRENTEDLYVKQEQTHETPEGKVAEAIKRISEKASFRIATMAGDIALRRQKIRDAGASSIHKSPLVTITHKSNVLSQTDGLFRATCKKALADPKFSSVAVEEQIVDSMVYKLFRQPEDYDVIVAPNLYGDILSDGAAALVGSLGLVPSANVGANFAIGEPCHGSAPDIQGQNIANPIATLRSTALMLEFLNEEEAAAKIYAAVDGNLEEGKLLSPDLGGKATTEEVVADILRRM, encoded by the exons ATGTCTTTCCGCACCCTCAGAATCG GCCTCATCCCCGGTGATGGTATCGGCAAGGAGGTCATCCCCGCCGGCCGCCGCATTCTCGAAGCTCTTCCCGCATCTCTCGGCCTCAAGTTCGACTTCGTCGACCTCAAGGCTGGCTTCGAGACCTTTGAGCAGACCGGCGCTGCGCTCCCCGACAAGACTGTCGAGGTTCTAAGAAACGAGTGTGATGGTGCGCTTTTTGGAGCTGTGAGCTCGCCTACACAGGCTGTCAAGGGTTACTCATCGCCCATTGTCGCTCTGCGAAAGAAGCTCGACCTCTACGCCAACGTCCGTCCCGTCAAGACTGTCATGACCGCTGCTAAGCCTATCGACATGGTTATTGTCCGCGAGAACACTGAGGATCTGTACGTCAAGCAGGAGCAGACCCATGAGACCCCCGAGGGTAAGGTGGCCGAGGCTATTAAGCGCATTTCCGAGAAGGCTTCGTTCCGCATTGCTACCATGGCTGGTGACATTGCTCTGCGTCGTCAGAAGATCCGTGATGCTGGTGCCTCTAGCATTCACAAGTCTCCCCTTGTCACCATCACCCACAAGTCCAACGTCCTGTCCCAGACCGACGGTCTCTTCCGCGCTACCTGCAAGAAGGCCCTTGCCGATCCCAAGTTCTCATCTGTTGCCGTTGAGGAGCAGATTGTCGACTCTATGGTTTACAAGCTCTTCCGTCAGCCCGAGGACTACGACGTCATTGTCGCTCCTAACCTATACGGTGACATTCTCTCCGACggcgctgctgctcttgtcgGCAGCTTGGGTCTCGTCCCCAGTGCCAATGTTGGTGCAAACTTCGCCATTGGTGAGCCTTGCCACGGCAGTGCTCCCGATATTCAGGGCCAGAACATCGCCAACCCCATTGCTACCCTCCGATCCACTGCCCTGATGCTTGAGTTCCTcaacgaggaggaggctgctgctAAGATCTacgctgctgttgatggtaACCTGGAGGAGGGCAAGCTCCTGAGCCCCGACTTGGGTGGTAAGGCCACTACCGAGGAGGTTGTCGCTGACATTCTCCGACGAatgtaa
- the MEF1 gene encoding Elongation factor G, mitochondrial — protein MRATWAARWLNCRLLLGTQQSSCGSHSFTISAAAPAWESRRAFSQTKRSCSAAQEALKKAQEDAASLTPEYVAANMSTEEAKRLSRVRNIGIAAHIDSGKTTVSERVLFYTGRINSIHEVRGKDSVGAKMDSMELEREKGITIQSAATFADWKKLENGKEETYHFNLIDTPGHIDFTIEVERALRVLDGAVMILCAVSGVQSQTITVDRQMKRYNVPRISFVNKMDRMGANPWKAVEQINTKLKIPAAAIQIPIGAEDEFLGVVDLINMQAMYFEGPRGTKVRVTDQIPGPLQEFAKEKRQALIEKLADVDDEIAELYLEEQEPTNLQIKAAIRRATIARTFTPVMMGSALADKGVQPMLDAVCDYLPNPSEIENTGLDKSQGEKTVKLVPYDSLPFVGLAFKLEENNYGQLTYIRVYQGKLSKGTYLFNSRTDKKVRIPRIVRMHSNEMEDVSEVGAGEICAVFGVDCASGDTFTDGGLPYTMSSMFVPDAVMSLSIKPKRTGDADNFSKAMNRFQREDPTFRVHVDAESEETIISGMGELHLEVYVERLRREYKTECVTGQPRVAYRETIARRADYDYLLKRQSGGPGDFARVAGWIEPNDKPDENHYESQVVGGHIPDKFLSACAKGFDVVCEKGPLLGHKVIGAKMVVNDGATHVTDSSDYAFNLATQMAFKKAFSDAGGQVLEPLMKTTITAPNEFQGNILMLMNKRNATIHDTDIGSEDFTLICDCSLNAMFGFSSQLRAATQGKGEFSMEFSHYAPAPPHLQKELVAKYQAELEAKRTK, from the exons ATGAGGGCAACATGGGCTGCCAGATGGCTCAATTGCCGTCTGCTCCTCGGCACCCAGCAGTCAAGCTGTGGTAGCCATTCTTTTACTATATCAGCTGCCGCTCCCGCGTGGGAGAGTCGACGAGCCTTCAGTCAGACCAAGCGTAGCTGCAGTGCGGCGCAAGAAGC TCTCAAGAAAGCTCAGGAAGATGCTGCCAGTTTGACACCCGAGTATGTCGCCGCCAACATGTCCACTGAGGAGGCCAAGCGCCTGTCTCGTGTGCGCAACATCGGTATCGCT GCCCATATCGACAGTGGAAAGACAACAGTCAGTGAACGAGTCCTGTTCTACACCGGCCGAATCAATTCGATCCACGAAGTTCGAGGAAAGGATTCCGTCGGCGCCAAGATGGACTCCATGGAACTCGAAAGGGAAAAAGGCATCACTATTCAGTCTGCGGCTACTTTCGCCGACTGGAAAAAATTGGAAAACGGCAAAGAGGAAACCTACCACTTTAACCTGATTGATACACCTGGCCATATTGATTTCACAATCGAAGTCGAGCGAGCACTGAGAGTCCTTGACGGTGCTGTCATGATTCTGTGCGCTGTTTCTGGCGTCCAGTCTCAGACCATCACCGTCGACCGTCAAATGAAACGTTACAATGTCCCCCGAATCTCTTTCGTCAACAAGATGGATCGCATGGGTGCCAACCCCTGGAAGGCAGTCGAGCAGATCAAcacgaagctcaagattccTGCCGCCGCTATTCAGATTCCTATTGGTGCCGAAGACGAGTTCTTGGGCGTTgtcgatctcatcaacatgcaGGCTATGTACTTCGAGGGTCCCCGTGGTACCAAGGTTCGCGTTACCGACCAGATTCCCGGTCCTCTCCAGGAAttcgccaaggagaagcgccAGGCTCTgatcgagaagcttgctgaTGTCGACGACGAAATTGCCGAACTGTACCTTGAGGAGCAGGAACCTACCAACCTTCAGATCAAGGCCGCTATCCGACGTGCTACTATCGCCCGAACTTTCACTCCTGTCATGATGGGTTCTGCTCTTGCCGACAAGGGTGTTCAGCCTATGCTCGACGCTGTTTGCGATTACCTGCCCAACCCTTCTGAAATTGAGAACACTGGTCTGGACAAGTCCCAGGGCGAGAAGACTGTTAAGCTGGTTCCCTATGACTCTCTTCCCTTTGTCGGTCTTGCCTTCAAGCTCGAGGAGAACAACTATGGTCAACTCACCTACATCCGCGTCTACCAGGGCAAGCTGAGCAAGGGTACCTACCTGTTCAACTCTCGAACTGACAAGAAGGTCCGAATTCCCCGTATCGTCCGTATGCACTCCAACGAAATGGAGGATGTCTCCGAGGTTGGCGCCGGTGAAATTTGCGCCGTTTTTGGCGTCGACTGTGCCTCCGGTGACACCTTCACTGACGGAGGTCTTCCCTACACCATGTCTTCTATGTTCGTTCCTGATGCTGTCATGTCTCTTTccatcaagcccaagcgAACCGGTGATGCCGACAACTTCAGTAAGGCCATGAACCGATTCCAGCGTGAGGATCCCACTTTCCGTGTCCACGTTGACGCTGAGAGTGAGGAGACTATCATTTCTGGTATGGGTGAACTGCACCTTGAGGTCTATGTGGAACGTCTCCGACGCGAGTACAAGACTGAGTGTGTCACTGGCCAGCCCCGTGTCGCCTACCGAGAGACAATCGCACGACGAGCCGACTATGACTACCTTCTGAAGCGACAGAGTGGTGGTCCTGGTGATTTCGCCCGTGTTGCTGGATGGATTGAGCCCAACGACAAGCCTGATGAGAACCATTATGAGAGCCAGGTCGTTGGTGGTCACATTCCCGACAAGTTCCTCTCTGCCTGTGCCAAGGGTTTCGATGTTGTCTGTGAGAAGGGTCCTCTCCTGGGCCACAAGGTCATCGGCGCCAAGATGGTTGTTAACGATGGTGCTACTCACGTTACCGATTCTTCCGATTATGCTTTCAACTTGGCCACCCAGATGGCTTTCAAGAAGGCTTTCTCCGATGCTGGTGGTCAGGTTCTCGAGCCCCTCATGAAGACCACTATCACTGCCCCCAACGAGTTCCAGGGTAACATTCTTATGCTTATGAACAAGCGTAATGCCACAATCCACGATACCGATATTGGTAGTGAGGATTTCACACTCATCTGTGACTGTAGTCTGAACGCCATGTTTGGCTTCAGCTCTCAGCTTCGTGCTGCCACTCAGGGTAAGGGCGAGTTCAGCATGGAGTTTAGCCACTACGCCCCggctcctcctcatcttca AAAGGAACTGGTCGCCAAGTATcaggctgagcttgaggctaAGCGAACCAAATAA
- a CDS encoding hypothetical protein (MEROPS:MER0005350): MKSSLVGASLVSTLGLVQAQTIQWNIEGRHPQPHLARRAKTTYEEAISNDRSEGGYFTEVTIGSPPQNVTLQLDTGSSDVWVPWNYADICEDDKNGKNGCPLGSFDPDKSKTFKHVAPGMFGITFVDDSYVKGDYFEDHFDLDGAVINNLTMGLAIKTNISYGLIGVGYAKNEASGSTTDVIYPNLPVAMYQTGYINTIAYSVWLNDLDAKAGSILFGGVDTAKYVGDMHRIDIQKLDGHYYHFVVALTSLVATSSSGSDVLTSDSFPIQAVLDSGTTLSYLPQDLAHEIWEEVGAVWSPYYGVAVLPCAYGRNQGNFTFGFAGPEGPSISVGMDELVLTMTSDAANMPSFESGAYKGENICTFGIQNDTNDLYLLGNTFLRSAYVVYDLVNNEVGIAATDFNSTKSKRVPFKSYGATIPSATAASNQHRATEKPTVPGHNFTAAEGFQESDSNGNDDEDNAGSLLVPGATPLALAVTTMSFMLAGGGIFSSIF; the protein is encoded by the exons ATGAAGTCGTCCCTTGTGGGTGCTTCGCTGGTTTCGACATTGGGCCTCGTGCAAGCCCAAACCATCCAGTGGAACATTGAGGgtcgtcatcctcaaccACATTTGGCCCGTCGCGCCAAAACGACATATGAAGAGGCCATAAGTAATGACAGATCTGAAGGAGGCTACTTTACAGAGGTCACGATCGGCAGTCCGCCTCAGAACGTTACCCTTCAGCTCGATACCGGGAGTAGCGATGTATGGGTTCCCTGGAACTACGCAGATATCTGCGAGGACGACAAGAATGGAAAAAATGGTTGCCCTCTTGGAAGCT TTGACCCTGATAAGTCCAAGACATTCAAACATGTCGCGCCTGGAATGTTCGGCATCACCTTTGTAGATGACAGTTATGTCAAGGGCGATTATTTTGAAGATCACTTCGATTTGGACGGCGCTGTCATCAACAATCTGACGATGGGACTGGCTATCAAGACTAACATTTCATATGGCTTGATTGGCGTTGGTTACGCCAAGAACGAGGCATCGGGCAGCACCACGGATGTCATTTATCCCAACCTCCCTGTTGCGATGTACCAAACAGGCTatatcaacaccatcgcctACAGTGTGTGGCTCAATGACCTAGACGCCAAGGCCGGCAGTATTCTATTCGGAGGGGTTGACACAGCAAAGTACGTGGGCGATATGCACCGAATCGACATTCAAAAGTTAGATGGCCATTACTACCACTTCGTTGTGGCCTTGACCTCACTGGTCGCCACTAGCTCCAGCGGCAGCGATGTCCTTACCTCCGATAGTTTCCCCATTCAGGCCGTTCTCGATTCCGGAACCACGTTGAGCTACCTTCCCCAAGATCTGGCCCATGAGATCTGGGAAGAAGTTGGTGCTGTGTGGTCGCCATACTATGGAGTAGCTGTTCTACCATGTGCTTACGGCAGGAACCAAGGGAATTTCACATTTGGATTTGCAGGCCCTGAAGGTCCTAGCATCAGTGTAGGGATGGACGAGCTCGTTCTTACCATGACCAGCGATGCGGCCAATATGCCATCCTTTGAATCCGGCGCGTACAAGGGCGAAAACATATGTACCTTTGGTATACAAAACGACACCAACGATCTGTATTTGCTTGGCAACACCTTTCTTCGATCCGCCTATGTCGTCTATGACCTGGTAAATAACGAAGTTGGGATTGCTGCCACTGATTTCAATTCGACGAAAAGCAAACGAGTCCCATTTAAGAGCTATGGGGCTACCATCCCATCCGCAACGGCAGCAAGTAATCAGCACAGAGCAACCGAGAAACCAACAGTCCCAGGTCATAACTTTACTGCTGCTGAAGGATTTCAAGAATCGGACTCAAATGGaaatgatgacgaggacaaCGCGGGATCATTGCTTGTCCCTGGGGCAACACCTTTGGCGCTGGCCGTTACCACTATGAGCTTCATGCTTGCAGGCGGAGGGATTTTCTCGAGCATTTTTTGA